In Paenibacillus sp. 1781tsa1, one DNA window encodes the following:
- the yhbY gene encoding ribosome assembly RNA-binding protein YhbY codes for MLNGKQKRFLRSQAHHLTPVFQIGKGGTNEHLFRHIEDAIEKRELMKVQVLNNNDEDRKEMAEEVARETGSELVQLIGNTIILYKESRDNKQIELPR; via the coding sequence ATGTTAAACGGTAAACAAAAGCGCTTTTTGCGGTCACAGGCACATCACCTGACCCCTGTATTTCAGATTGGTAAAGGTGGAACGAATGAACACCTGTTCCGTCACATCGAAGATGCGATTGAGAAGCGCGAATTGATGAAAGTGCAAGTGCTCAACAACAATGACGAGGACAGAAAAGAGATGGCCGAAGAAGTTGCCCGTGAAACGGGAAGTGAGCTTGTACAACTCATCGGTAACACAATCATCCTGTACAAAGAATCGCGTGATAACAAACAAATCGAACTACCTAGATAA